One stretch of Halobaculum marinum DNA includes these proteins:
- a CDS encoding replication factor C large subunit: MTDWTETYRPSSLSELRGNDKAVKGVREWADTWDDHREALVLHGSPGVGKTSAAHALAADMGWETVELNASDQRTADVIERYAGRAANNATLGGSSGGDDTGGRQLVILDEADNIHGNYDRGGKSAVTSLVKSAGQPVVLIANQYYDMSRGLRNATQDIEFRDVGKRSIVPVLRDICRKEGIEFDSDALDRIAERNSGDLRGAVNDLQAVADGRDHLTLEDVITGDRDRSMDIFPFLDLVLKEGTSAQEALQSSYDVDETPDDLTKWIEDNMLKVYDAEEATRAYDYLADADVWLGRVWASQNYSYWRYAGDNLSAGVAAARDGTKGGWTRWGRPQFYHSTSNTSDDVVRAIAERGGFSMDTARRVVLPYLQAMTHHCKPRDLTVAMAAAYEFEEAHVSLVTGSGETTNKVQSIVEDAEELRAEQMEAHSGGAFAGVAPSTEAEANGGDDGAESDDGQTSLADAAGDGDGDDDGDEDERVADPEAAEEDDGQSGLSDFM, encoded by the coding sequence ATGACCGACTGGACGGAGACGTACCGCCCGTCCTCGCTCTCGGAACTCCGGGGCAACGACAAGGCGGTGAAGGGGGTCCGCGAGTGGGCCGACACGTGGGACGACCACCGCGAGGCGCTCGTCCTGCACGGCTCGCCCGGCGTCGGCAAGACCTCCGCGGCGCACGCGCTGGCGGCCGACATGGGGTGGGAGACAGTGGAGTTGAACGCCTCCGACCAGCGGACCGCGGACGTGATCGAACGCTACGCCGGTCGCGCGGCGAACAACGCGACCCTCGGTGGGTCCTCCGGCGGCGACGACACCGGCGGGCGCCAACTCGTCATCCTCGACGAGGCGGACAACATCCACGGCAACTACGACCGCGGCGGGAAGAGCGCCGTCACGTCACTCGTGAAGAGCGCGGGCCAGCCGGTGGTCCTCATCGCGAACCAGTACTACGACATGAGTCGCGGGCTGCGCAACGCGACCCAGGACATCGAGTTCCGGGACGTGGGCAAGCGCTCCATCGTCCCCGTCCTGCGCGACATCTGCCGCAAGGAGGGAATCGAGTTCGATTCGGACGCACTCGACCGCATCGCCGAGCGCAACAGCGGCGACCTCCGCGGCGCCGTCAACGACCTCCAAGCGGTCGCCGACGGCAGAGACCACCTCACGCTGGAGGACGTGATCACCGGCGACCGCGACCGCTCGATGGACATCTTCCCGTTCCTCGACCTCGTGCTCAAGGAGGGCACCTCCGCGCAGGAGGCGCTCCAGTCCAGCTACGACGTGGACGAGACGCCCGACGACCTGACGAAGTGGATCGAGGACAATATGCTGAAAGTGTACGACGCGGAGGAGGCCACCCGCGCGTACGACTACCTCGCCGACGCCGACGTGTGGCTCGGGCGCGTGTGGGCCTCCCAGAACTACTCGTACTGGCGCTACGCCGGCGACAACCTCTCGGCGGGCGTCGCCGCCGCTCGCGACGGCACGAAAGGCGGGTGGACGCGCTGGGGCCGGCCCCAGTTCTACCACTCCACCTCGAACACGAGCGACGATGTCGTGCGCGCCATCGCCGAGCGTGGCGGCTTCTCGATGGACACCGCACGCCGTGTCGTCCTCCCGTACCTCCAGGCGATGACCCACCACTGCAAGCCCCGCGATCTGACGGTCGCGATGGCCGCAGCCTACGAGTTCGAGGAGGCGCACGTCTCGCTCGTCACCGGGTCGGGGGAGACGACGAACAAGGTGCAGTCCATCGTCGAGGACGCGGAGGAACTCCGCGCCGAACAGATGGAGGCGCACTCCGGCGGCGCGTTCGCCGGCGTCGCACCGAGCACCGAAGCCGAGGCGAACGGCGGTGACGACGGTGCGGAGTCCGACGACGGACAGACGAGTCTCGCGGACGCCGCGGGCGACGGTGACGGTGACGACGACGGTGACGAGGACGAGCGCGTCGCAGACCCGGAGGCCGCCGAGGAAGACGACGGGCAGTCGGGCCTGTCGGACTTCATGTGA